Below is a window of Eschrichtius robustus isolate mEscRob2 chromosome 13, mEscRob2.pri, whole genome shotgun sequence DNA.
CGAGCTGTTAACCTAAATGTACCAGGAAGTCTGCTTACGACTCAGGTAAGCAGACAGTCATCAGAAGCCCCTGGGTGGTGCCTGTGCATGCTTAGAGTCCAGAACAAACTGTCGGGGTGGTGGGCACAGGTAGAGGGTGGCAGTCCCCGCCCTCAGCTAGGGCTCCAGGCTAATGAGGTCCCAGCCCCCGAGTCAGAGCAGGAAGACAGGCCCCAGCAGCCATCTGGTGCAAACTTCTCATTGGCTGAAGGGGAAATAgaagcctgaggtcacacagtgtCGTAGCAGAGCGAGGACTGGAGCCAGGGTGTCCTCCTCTGAGCTCCCCACCTGGCCTCCTTCTGCCCTGGCCACCCCATTGTCACATGGGCCCAAGGTTGACCCCTGTCCCTAGGGCATGCCTGTGGCCCACAGGGGCTCACTCCCTGCCCCTGCCAAGCCTCCTGAGTGCCTGGCCTGACTGGGCCACTCAGAGGACGGAGCCCCGGGTTGGAGCCTAGATGAGTGTCCTCCCACTCCAGCGTGGCCATGAGTGGCAACTCCTattgggcaggggctgggagatgaGCATCCCTaaggggcagggaaagggggccCATCCTATCTTGGGGTGACTaagaggcccagggaggtggcTCACTCCTGGGCTGCCATCAGGCTTCCCAGGGAGAGCTCTGGCATCTGAAGACTGAGCTGCAGGTGCTAACCCAGCACATTGCTTCCCAGCCATCCCTGAGTTCGCCACCTTTTGGGGCAGCAGACTTGATGGTGCTGGCTGAGCTGCTGGCCTGTGGTGCAAGCTGAGTGTGGCTGGGCCTGAAATGTGGGCATCCAGGTTGAGTGGGGCCCTCCTCATCCCCACTGGGGCCTGAAATCTCTCACCAGCCTATTCTAGTTCCTTCCGGCAGAAGCCAGGACCTATTTATAGACTTTGTCACTAACCCAAGTAACCAGTATTGGGTCTCCAAAGGTGACTAGGGGGTAAGGTGTCACCTTCTGAGCCTCGGTATACCCATCTCTCAAGTGGGGTCAAATGCCAGGTAAGGATGGATCAGGCAGGGGTAGGTAGGGGCTGGATCTGGGGAGGCTGCTGAGGCCCCATGACCACCAAGGGGCTGGTCAGGGGCCCCGGGTGGGACTCAAGGCAGGTTGGAGCCACCAGACTGGTTTATTGTACATCAGGGCTACTGCTGAGGAGTGGGTTGGGGGCTTGGTGCCCACCTCTAGCGGGGCAGAGCACAGAGCTGGTAGGGGGATGGGGTCATCAGGAAGGCAAAGACACCGTGGCCACTGGGGCGGGGCTGCCCAGCGGGCACTGAGAAGCTGAAGTGCTGCAGGAGGCTggtgaagaagaggaagagctcCATGCGGGCGAGGGGCTCCCCAAGGCACGAGCGGCGGCCTGTGGGTGGGCATGGGGGGTCTGTGAGCCTGGGGGCCTGGGCTCCACCCCTCCAAGACTCCCTCAGGACAGGTAAGCAAACCGGGCACCCCACAGGTACCTGCTGAGAAGGGTATGAAGGCCTCCTGCTTGACGAAGCGGCCCTGGGCATCCAGGAAGTGCTCCGGGTGGAAGTGGAAGGGCTTCTTCCAGATGGTCTCGTCCTTCAGCACTGATGACAGGTTGGTGATGAGCGTCGTCCCCTGGCAGGAAATGTCTGGCATGGGTGGGGTTTGGACTGGCGGGGTGCCTGGACCCCTGCGACCAAACACACATGGGCACACACCCTCTGCCTGGCACACACCTGGACTCTTCAAGTAACCCTCAGCCCAAGAAGCTTCTCGGCACCCTCCCTGTCCCCATGGCAGGGTGAGTGACTTGCCTCCCATGGGTGCCCTTACTGCCACCTGTCCCTTGGTGAACGGGCTCCTCCAACACTCTGTGACACGCTTTAGTTTGTCTTCCCTACCCGACTACGGGCTCTGAATGGACAgggccagccctgcctctgctctCATCCCCACACCCACCCAGCCTAGGACATTCAGTGCCTGAGGATTGGGTGGCTTGGATTCCAGTCCTGACCCCACCTGGCAATGCCCACGTTGGGGCTACCAGGTGGCAGGTGGTGCTGAGTTGGGGTGAGGAGAGCCGCAGGCCTACCTTTGGGATGAGGAAGCCCTGAACTTCGATGTCACGGGATGTCATGTGGGGCAGGCCCAGTGGGATGATGTCCCCAAAGCGCTGCACCTCATGGACCACGGCCATGGTGAAGGGCATGAGGGCCTGATCCGCCATCTCTGGTGGCCTCACCTGCCCTATCACCTCATCGATTTCCTGTTGGACACGTCCTGGAAAAACAAGCATCCTCACAGTGGTCAGACCCAAGGGCTGGGCTCTGACCTCCTCCTGACTCCTGTGTAGGGCTGTGCCCACTCGGAGGAGGAGGGCACTGTGACCTCTGCACAGAGCTGCTGCTGGTGGCCAAACCCACCAAGCTCAGGGGCCTCAGGCTgtccctctcctccctcacccATGCCACCTGGCCCCTCGGGCTAGGCTCACGCTGCACGTCTGGGTGCAGGATCATGAGGAGGAGGGCCCAGGCCAGCGTGGTCGAGGTGGTGATCATCCCGGCAGAGAAGAGGTCAGACACCACCAGGCGCAGGTTCTCATCATTGAAGCTGCTCTCGGGGTTCCCCTTGGCCTGGGCCATGCAGAGAAGGTAAgctcagggacagagggaggaagcCTCCAAATGGCCTCCCACTCTGCTCCTGTCAGTCCAGGTGTCTGATCACTGGGTGATACACAGGCCTGCGCTTGCCTCACGGGGCCCTCAACcctcaacccacctcaccttctcCACCTCGTCCAAGAAGGCGTCAGTCAGGTCTCGGGGTGGCTGGGCCCGGTCCCGGGTCATCCTGTGCTCGGTGACCAGCTCATCAATCAGGGCCATGAAGGCCCTCTGCGCCGGGAAGACCTTGGCAGCCAGCCCTGGGATACGCAGGAGCACGGGGATTGCTTCCAGcacctgtgggggggggggtgtcacaGCTTTGGGGCCCTGGGACCTCGTGGTGCTCAGGCTTTCACCTGGACCAGTCAGGTCCTAGCCTCCTCCAGGATGTCCCCACCATTGACCTTGTTCCTCCCTAAGTGCAGGCCTCGCCCCTCTCTCCTGGCTCTGGGCCCAGAAAGATAAACCTAAAGTCTGCATCTCATGGGTGCCGGTGCCTTCCAATGAAGGAACCCTCCCTCCCCTAAGCCCGCTGACCCTCGCCCCGCCTCTCCCATCTGTGTTGTCTGTCATTTCCCCACTTCCAGGCCTTTTCCCTTGCAGTTTCCTCTCCCGTAATGCCCTTTCCTCCTCTGGCCCTCTACGCAAATCCTCCTCCGGGGAGGCCCTTTGCAGGACGGAGGCCTCCTCTGTGCAGCTCCCTTCCCGCACCTGGCGCACGAAGCCAACCTCCTCCTTCAGTCCATCCTCCAATATGTCCAATAGCTTGAGGATGCGAAGGTCGTTGTACTCGAAGCGGCTGCCGAAGGTCAGGGAGGCGATCACGTTGCTCACCGCTTTATTCAGGAGGGCGTTGGGGCTAAAGGGACGTCCTGGGAGGGAACGGTTCAAGTCAGGGCGTCGCCTCCATCTCCTCTTCCCCAGCCTCTCCAGACCTGTTCCCTGTCCCTCAGCACCCACCGGCCTGATCGGCGAAGGCGGCACAGAGGCACGAGGCCTCCTCGGTCACCCACTGCTCCAGCGACTTCTTGCCCAGGCCAAAGTTGCGCAGGGTGGACAAGGAGAAGCGTCGCTGCTCGCGCCAGGCTTTCCCATAGCGCGCCAGAATCACTCCTGGGGGCGGAGCGGGCACGTGGGCGTGGCTCGGGTGTGTCCCGGCCCCGCCTTCTGCTCGCCCACAGCGCTGGCGGGCTCGCCCGTCCTCCTCGGCCCGCCCCTCCCGGTGTTCTGCTCACACAGCCCCGCCCACTTTGACACCCCCTTCCAGCTGGGGACCGGTCCCACTCTCTGCCCGCCCGCATTGCTCGCCTACTCTCCCCTGCTAGGGTCAGGTCTTGGCTCCAATTTTTACTTTGCCCACCGGgaccccctttccccttcgggGAAGGTCCTGGCCCGGCCCTGCCCCGCCCACTCTGACCTTGTCCTCATTCCTGCCCACCCTGACCTCCCCTTCGTGCCCGCGATGGCCCTGGGCCGCCCTCTCTCCGTaaggccccgccccctgcctcgcCCGCATTCCTCCTCCCCCGACCCTTGGCACAGACTCCTTTCTCCTCCTGCTGCCCCTTCAAATTCGCTGGCTCTTCCCTGCACCGAATGTCCGCGACCCTGCCTCCGCTTGGCCCTGCCGGTATCGGGTCACTGCTGGCCCAGTGTCCGTCGGGACGCGgtctgccccctcctcctcttgcCTTCCGAGCGCGGCCCGTAACCCAGGTGCTCGTAGACTGTCGCAGATGGGCGGTCGGAGGTATCCTGGCTGCGGTACACCAGCGCCTCTCGCACAGCCGCCAGCCCGTTGAGCACGACGACGGGAGTCCAGACCTGCTGCAGGCTGAACACGTCCCCGAAGCGGCGCCGCAGCTGTAGTCCGAAGGTCGAGGGCGTTTGTCAAGTCCAAGCCCCGCCAGGCTGCGGGCCCAGCCTCATGGCGTGAGCCCTGCGGGAACCCTGGGTCCCCACCAGGAGCGAGGGGGTGCAAAGATTTTATCCAGTCTTGTGAGCCTGGGGGTTAATTACATCCACCACGGTCGAGGACCTCAGGTTGGATCAGACCACCCAGCTATGACTGTGCAGAGGCCACCAAAGTTGTCAATAGACCAAGTTAGCATCCCagtttacaggtgaagaaacagattcatagaggTAAGCAGTGAGGTCCAAGGTCTCACggtggcaaaagatttgaaccaGATCACTGTACCTCTCTCAACCTCAACTACCTGATTTAAATAGGGCTCAAGACCAGACTCCTCTCCTCCATTCTCGAGACCTTTCCTCCTGATGTAATCATAAGGGACTCAGGCTCACATAATGTAAGAGCTGGCCAGCTGAATCCCCAGCCTGTTGCCAAGTCGTACTCCCCCACTCCCTGGCCTTTGCCCTCTTGGACCTCTGTTGGGAAAATCCAAACTGTTCTCGGGCCCTGAACAAATGCCCTCCCTCAGGAAGCCTCTCAAATCTGCCTCCTCCTCTTGGCCCAGTTCCTTTTCCAGCCTGTGACTTCACCCACCACCCACTGTCTGCTGCTAGGTGGGGTCCCCAGGACCTCCGCTGCCCACTTCCCACCCCCACCTTCCTCACCTGGCTAAAGCTGAGAAGCGGGTCCTGGGAGTTCACCTGCAGCAGGTTACCCAGCCCAGGCAGTGGCATGGGACCTGGCGGGTAGCGTGCGGCCCAACGTGAGTGCCGGTGCATCTGGTCCACCAAGAGCAGGAAGACGGCCACGGCCACGGCCAGGGTCACCAGTGTGTCCCCAGTCAGCAGCATGGCTGCCTCAGTGTGCACAGGGCTCCTCACCGTATCAGACACCTAGGACTAGGCCAGGCAGGGCACTCTCACTGCACCTCCAGGGCTCAACCAGTCTGGGTCTTCTTTATAAAAGGAGCTGAGACTGGCCTTTGCACTCTGCCCTGAGCCAACCTGCCAGGGAGAGTGTGCTGCCAGAGGGTGCAGGGAGGGGTCAGGGAAAGTGAGGTGCACAGATGGCCACTGTCCCTCCTGCCCTCTCCACGTGCTTACGGAGGGTAGGGCGAGGACACAAgaagtcctcccctccccctagcCAGACTCCCCAGCTCTGTAAAGATTCTGAGGAAGAATCAGGGGTCTTCCAGACTTGATCCTGCCACCCACCTGTCACTTTAGGCTCACACTCTCTAATGTGCTCACAGCCTCACCCCTAGAACATGTCCTTGTCCTCCCATGTATCACCTGCCTCCTCCTGAGTGGCCTTCACCTCCCAAGTTTGTTACTGGCCCTTGCCCAGTGCTGGAGGGAGGTCCTAATGATCAGAGGGACCACTGTAGGGGGATAAAGTCCTTGGTGTCCCCTCA
It encodes the following:
- the CYP2D6 gene encoding cytochrome P450 2D6 isoform X2, encoding MLLTGDTLVTLAVAVAVFLLLVDQMHRHSRWAARYPPGPMPLPGLGNLLQVNSQDPLLSFSQLRRRFGDVFSLQQVWTPVVVLNGLAAVREALVYRSQDTSDRPSATVYEHLGYGPRSEGRPFSPNALLNKAVSNVIASLTFGSRFEYNDLRILKLLDILEDGLKEEVGFVRQVLEAIPVLLRIPGLAAKVFPAQRAFMALIDELVTEHRMTRDRAQPPRDLTDAFLDEVEKAKGNPESSFNDENLRLVVSDLFSAGMITTSTTLAWALLLMILHPDVQRRVQQEIDEVIGQVRPPEMADQALMPFTMAVVHEVQRFGDIIPLGLPHMTSRDIEVQGFLIPKGTTLITNLSSVLKDETIWKKPFHFHPEHFLDAQGRFVKQEAFIPFSAGRRSCLGEPLARMELFLFFTSLLQHFSFSVPAGQPRPSGHGVFAFLMTPSPYQLCALPR
- the CYP2D6 gene encoding cytochrome P450 2D6 isoform X1, which codes for MLLTGDTLVTLAVAVAVFLLLVDQMHRHSRWAARYPPGPMPLPGLGNLLQVNSQDPLLSFSQLRRRFGDVFSLQQVWTPVVVLNGLAAVREALVYRSQDTSDRPSATVYEHLGYGPRSEGVILARYGKAWREQRRFSLSTLRNFGLGKKSLEQWVTEEASCLCAAFADQAGRPFSPNALLNKAVSNVIASLTFGSRFEYNDLRILKLLDILEDGLKEEVGFVRQVLEAIPVLLRIPGLAAKVFPAQRAFMALIDELVTEHRMTRDRAQPPRDLTDAFLDEVEKAKGNPESSFNDENLRLVVSDLFSAGMITTSTTLAWALLLMILHPDVQRRVQQEIDEVIGQVRPPEMADQALMPFTMAVVHEVQRFGDIIPLGLPHMTSRDIEVQGFLIPKGTTLITNLSSVLKDETIWKKPFHFHPEHFLDAQGRFVKQEAFIPFSAGRRSCLGEPLARMELFLFFTSLLQHFSFSVPAGQPRPSGHGVFAFLMTPSPYQLCALPR